One window from the genome of Bacillota bacterium encodes:
- a CDS encoding RNA-binding protein, producing MSKTLYFGNLPWAVTEEDLTESVGQYCQVIAARVATDGATGRSRGFGFVEVPDESAQDVIDRLNGAEWEGRNITVNEARPKRNDGDGPRRRQYR from the coding sequence ATGTCTAAGACTCTCTATTTTGGCAACCTGCCATGGGCGGTCACTGAGGAAGACCTCACTGAGTCCGTGGGACAGTATTGCCAGGTCATCGCTGCCCGCGTTGCCACGGACGGCGCCACGGGACGCTCTCGTGGCTTTGGCTTCGTGGAAGTGCCTGACGAAAGCGCTCAGGACGTCATCGACCGCCTGAACGGCGCTGAGTGGGAAGGGCGCAACATAACCGTAAACGAAGCACGGCCAAAGCGCAATGACGGCGACGGGCCCAGGCGTAGGCAGTACCGGTAA